From Pseudoleptotrichia goodfellowii, a single genomic window includes:
- a CDS encoding glycosyltransferase family 9 protein, with amino-acid sequence MKILIIRFSSFGDIVLTTPVIKKIKEKYPQADIDFLVYDTFSEAISLNPNIRNLIIFERKESKNREYIKNIINKLKNENYDYVIDLHSKILSRIIGKSLGNKKTKYLKYKKRKWWKTLLVKTKLITYNADCTIVESYFTALKKLGITFDKSSLQSGKGDELEFYFDSIQEKELTEKYDLLSKPYFVLAPGASKFTKKWPYYNELAKRIIENNDIRVFIIGGKEDYNSVEEKEKIINLCGKISFKESGIILKYARIAVVNDSGPFHIARALKAKIFVFFGPTDPKLFNFEDTTFLIKNPDCPAHSLYGDDKFPKKYEKCMSDISVDEVYNKIMTENKEDMIIQ; translated from the coding sequence ATGAAAATACTTATAATAAGATTCAGCTCTTTCGGAGATATTGTGTTGACAACTCCTGTTATAAAAAAGATAAAGGAAAAATATCCTCAGGCGGATATAGATTTTTTAGTTTACGACACTTTTTCTGAAGCGATTTCTTTAAATCCGAATATTCGTAATCTGATAATATTTGAAAGAAAAGAAAGTAAAAACAGGGAATATATAAAAAATATTATAAATAAACTAAAAAATGAAAATTATGATTATGTCATAGATTTACATTCCAAAATTCTTTCAAGGATAATCGGAAAAAGTCTTGGGAACAAAAAAACGAAATATCTTAAATATAAAAAAAGAAAATGGTGGAAAACGTTACTTGTAAAAACAAAGTTAATAACTTATAATGCAGATTGCACTATTGTAGAAAGCTATTTTACCGCATTGAAAAAATTGGGAATCACTTTTGATAAAAGTTCCTTGCAATCGGGAAAAGGTGATGAACTGGAATTTTATTTTGATTCGATACAGGAAAAAGAATTAACTGAAAAATACGATTTATTGTCAAAACCTTATTTTGTATTGGCTCCGGGAGCCTCGAAATTCACAAAAAAATGGCCGTATTATAATGAGTTAGCAAAAAGAATAATCGAAAATAATGATATAAGAGTTTTTATTATAGGCGGAAAAGAAGATTATAATTCTGTTGAAGAAAAAGAAAAAATAATAAATTTATGTGGGAAAATATCTTTTAAAGAAAGCGGGATAATATTGAAATATGCCCGAATAGCAGTTGTAAATGATTCAGGACCTTTTCATATTGCGAGGGCATTAAAAGCAAAGATATTTGTATTTTTCGGGCCTACAGATCCGAAACTGTTTAATTTTGAAGATACAACTTTTCTGATTAAAAATCCTGATTGTCCAGCTCATTCTTTGTATGGAGATGACAAATTTCCGAAAAAATATGAAAAATGTATGTCGGATATTTCGGTAGATGAAGTTTATAATAAAATAATGACTGAAAATAAGGAGGATATGATTATCCAATAA
- the tsaD gene encoding tRNA (adenosine(37)-N6)-threonylcarbamoyltransferase complex transferase subunit TsaD, with the protein MKILAFETSCDETSVAVVENGKNVLSNIISSQIDIHKEYGGVVPEIASRHHIENILPVFNEAMEKAKCTLKDIDYIAVTNTPGLIGSLLVGLMFAKSLSYSNDIPIIPVNHIDGHIFSSFIENDIKLPAISLVVSGGHTNLYYINENLETELIGETLDDAVGESYDKVARILDLPYPGGPEIEKISTFGEDTLKIKKPDVDNFDFSFSGIKTYVTNFVNREKMKNHEINKEDIAKSFQETVVKVLYDKVIKALAEKKVKTVLVAGGVSANKRLREKFKELPENVEIHFPKFEYCTDNGAMIGAAAYYKLKNKKSFEKNKYDIDAESTKEKNRK; encoded by the coding sequence ATGAAAATACTTGCCTTTGAAACTTCCTGCGACGAAACATCTGTTGCAGTTGTAGAAAACGGGAAAAATGTACTGAGTAACATAATATCTTCCCAGATAGATATACATAAAGAATACGGAGGAGTTGTGCCTGAGATAGCTTCCAGACACCATATAGAAAATATATTGCCCGTTTTTAATGAAGCTATGGAAAAAGCAAAATGCACTCTAAAAGATATAGATTACATTGCTGTAACAAATACTCCCGGATTAATAGGGTCATTGCTTGTAGGACTTATGTTTGCCAAGTCTTTAAGTTATTCGAATGATATTCCGATAATTCCCGTAAATCATATAGACGGACATATTTTTTCAAGTTTTATTGAAAATGATATAAAGTTACCGGCAATTTCTCTGGTTGTCTCAGGCGGACATACAAATCTGTACTATATAAATGAAAATTTGGAAACGGAATTGATAGGAGAAACTTTAGACGATGCAGTAGGAGAAAGTTATGATAAAGTAGCAAGAATACTCGATCTGCCTTATCCAGGAGGGCCTGAAATTGAAAAGATTTCAACTTTCGGAGAAGATACATTAAAAATAAAAAAACCGGATGTAGATAATTTTGATTTCAGCTTCAGCGGAATAAAAACGTACGTTACAAATTTTGTAAACCGGGAAAAAATGAAAAATCATGAAATAAATAAAGAAGACATAGCCAAGTCTTTTCAGGAAACGGTTGTTAAAGTTCTGTATGATAAAGTAATAAAAGCTTTAGCTGAAAAAAAAGTAAAAACTGTATTGGTAGCAGGAGGAGTTTCCGCAAATAAAAGACTTAGAGAAAAGTTTAAAGAATTGCCTGAAAATGTGGAAATACATTTTCCGAAATTCGAGTATTGTACCGATAATGGAGCAATGATAGGTGCAGCAGCTTATTATAAGTTAAAAAATAAAAAAAGTTTTGAAAAAAATAAATATGATATTGATGCCGAATCTACAAAAGAAAAAAATAGAAAGTAA
- a CDS encoding aldo/keto reductase produces MMEYTKLGNTGLEVSKICLGCMGFGDTENWIHKWVLEEEESRSVIKKALESGINFFDTANVYSLGRSEEILGKALKDYAKRDEVVIATKVFFEMRQGANARGLSRKAIMTEIDNSLKRLGTDYVDLYIIHRWDYNTPIEETMSSLHDVVKSGKARYIGASAMYAWQFQKALNTAEKNGWTKFVSMQNHLNLLYREEEREMMPLCKEEKIAVTPYSPLASGRLTRDISAEKTKREETDQTAKGKYDSTMEYDKIIIERVKEIAEKYNRQRAEIALAWLLQKEQVAAPIVGATKFSHIETAVSALDVKLTEEDIKFLEEPYIPHKVMGAL; encoded by the coding sequence ATGATGGAGTACACTAAATTGGGAAACACTGGATTGGAAGTATCTAAAATATGTTTGGGATGTATGGGTTTCGGAGATACTGAAAACTGGATTCACAAATGGGTTCTGGAAGAAGAGGAAAGCCGTTCGGTAATAAAAAAAGCCTTGGAATCGGGAATTAACTTTTTCGATACGGCGAATGTCTATTCTCTCGGAAGAAGTGAAGAAATTTTGGGAAAAGCATTAAAAGATTATGCTAAACGTGATGAAGTTGTAATTGCTACAAAAGTATTCTTTGAAATGCGTCAGGGAGCAAATGCCCGGGGATTGTCAAGGAAAGCTATTATGACCGAAATAGATAACAGTCTTAAAAGACTTGGAACAGATTATGTAGATCTTTATATAATTCATAGATGGGATTATAATACACCTATTGAAGAAACTATGTCATCTTTGCATGATGTTGTGAAGTCGGGTAAAGCAAGATATATAGGTGCATCGGCTATGTATGCGTGGCAGTTTCAAAAAGCCTTGAATACAGCTGAAAAGAACGGTTGGACAAAGTTTGTTTCGATGCAGAATCATTTGAATCTATTGTACAGAGAAGAAGAAAGAGAAATGATGCCTTTGTGCAAAGAAGAAAAAATAGCAGTAACTCCTTACAGCCCTCTTGCTTCAGGAAGATTGACAAGGGATATATCGGCAGAAAAAACTAAAAGAGAAGAAACCGATCAGACTGCAAAAGGAAAATATGATTCTACAATGGAATACGATAAAATAATAATTGAAAGAGTAAAAGAAATAGCTGAAAAATATAATAGACAAAGAGCTGAAATTGCTCTTGCGTGGTTACTTCAAAAAGAACAGGTTGCAGCTCCTATCGTCGGTGCAACAAAGTTTTCTCATATTGAAACAGCTGTATCGGCACTGGATGTGAAATTAACCGAAGAAGATATAAAGTTTCTTGAAGAACCTTATATCCCTCACAAAGTAATGGGAGCACTTTAA
- a CDS encoding acetate/propionate family kinase, with the protein MKVLVINSGSSSLKFELVDMTNEKTLAKGICERIGIADPIFTYKNLVKGTKIDKQQVPMEDHSVAIDLVLKTLQDKENGVISGVDEIDAIGHRVVHGGEYYDDSVVVDDQVIKNLEEVAALAPLHNPANIMGIKVMRKLLPDKKNVVVFDTAFHQSMKPEAYMYALPYEDYKELKVRKYGFHGTSHKYVSETVAELLGKKDAKIIVCHLGNGASISAVKNGKVVDTSMGMTPLAGIMMGTRTGDTDPAAAFYVMEKRGLSLKEIDTRMNKKSGILGVYGKSSDFRDLEEGMEAGDERAKLAYDMFCYRVKLYIGAYAAAMDGVDAIAFTGGIGENGADPRETICEGLGYLGLKFDNAKNKERISGNVELSTPDSKVKVYKIETAEELVIARDTYRLTK; encoded by the coding sequence ATGAAAGTACTAGTAATAAACAGCGGAAGTTCGTCATTAAAGTTTGAATTGGTTGATATGACGAACGAAAAGACATTAGCCAAGGGAATTTGTGAAAGAATAGGTATAGCAGACCCTATTTTCACTTATAAAAATTTGGTAAAAGGAACTAAAATAGATAAACAGCAGGTTCCTATGGAAGATCACTCGGTAGCAATAGATTTGGTACTGAAAACACTTCAGGATAAAGAAAACGGAGTTATATCGGGTGTAGATGAAATAGACGCAATAGGACACAGAGTCGTTCACGGAGGAGAATATTACGATGATTCGGTAGTTGTGGACGACCAGGTAATAAAAAATCTTGAAGAAGTTGCAGCACTTGCTCCTTTACACAATCCTGCGAACATAATGGGAATAAAAGTAATGAGAAAATTACTTCCGGATAAGAAAAATGTAGTGGTATTTGATACTGCATTTCATCAATCTATGAAACCTGAAGCATATATGTATGCTTTGCCGTATGAAGATTATAAAGAATTGAAAGTGAGAAAATATGGATTTCACGGGACTTCACACAAATACGTAAGTGAAACTGTAGCGGAATTGCTTGGAAAAAAAGACGCTAAAATAATTGTTTGTCACTTAGGAAACGGTGCAAGTATATCCGCAGTAAAAAACGGAAAAGTAGTGGATACTTCTATGGGAATGACTCCTCTTGCCGGAATTATGATGGGAACAAGAACAGGGGATACTGATCCTGCTGCAGCATTTTATGTAATGGAAAAAAGAGGACTTTCTTTAAAAGAAATCGATACAAGAATGAATAAAAAATCCGGAATTTTAGGAGTTTACGGAAAAAGCTCAGATTTCAGAGATTTGGAAGAAGGAATGGAAGCAGGAGATGAAAGAGCAAAACTGGCTTATGATATGTTCTGCTACAGAGTAAAATTATATATAGGTGCTTATGCAGCTGCTATGGACGGAGTAGATGCTATCGCCTTTACAGGAGGAATAGGAGAAAACGGAGCAGATCCTAGAGAAACTATATGCGAAGGATTGGGATATCTGGGATTGAAATTCGACAATGCCAAAAATAAAGAAAGAATATCCGGGAATGTAGAATTATCAACTCCTGATTCAAAAGTGAAAGTATATAAAATAGAAACTGCAGAAGAACTTGTAATAGCAAGAGATACTTACAGATTGACAAAATAA
- a CDS encoding tetratricopeptide repeat protein, protein MDINEKKIKIKEMAQLRNMYMQQGKTLEEVEVLRKLAMLTEEVYGVESDENIKILNELGGTLKYVGAFDEAVNALLKARDLIEKRYGNENVSYATCNLNLAEVYRFMRKFDETEKLYLDTIKIYEKNNLQNDYLYAGVCNNLGLFYQEQGKYENAVKLHEKSLKILENSEKYKLQYATTLSNLVIPYMKIGKKELSEEYLKKSLELIEKEVGKNHSLYSASLNNLAIHYYNEGNYKKALEFFEESAEICKKSFGENSTNYKNLMSNIEIVRERLEGK, encoded by the coding sequence ATGGATATAAATGAGAAAAAAATCAAAATTAAAGAAATGGCACAGTTAAGAAATATGTATATGCAGCAGGGAAAAACTTTGGAAGAAGTGGAAGTATTAAGAAAATTGGCTATGCTTACTGAGGAAGTTTACGGAGTTGAAAGTGACGAAAATATAAAAATTCTGAATGAACTTGGAGGCACACTGAAATATGTAGGTGCTTTTGATGAAGCTGTAAATGCTTTATTGAAAGCACGAGATCTTATAGAAAAACGTTACGGAAATGAAAATGTAAGTTATGCCACATGTAATCTTAATTTAGCCGAAGTTTACAGATTTATGAGAAAGTTTGATGAGACTGAAAAATTATATTTGGACACGATAAAAATATATGAAAAGAACAATCTTCAGAATGACTATTTGTACGCAGGAGTATGTAATAACTTGGGATTGTTTTATCAGGAGCAAGGAAAATATGAAAATGCTGTAAAACTCCATGAAAAAAGTTTGAAAATTCTTGAAAATTCCGAAAAATATAAACTGCAATATGCGACTACACTGAGTAATCTTGTAATTCCTTATATGAAGATCGGAAAAAAAGAATTATCTGAAGAATATTTAAAAAAATCTCTGGAATTAATTGAAAAAGAAGTAGGTAAAAATCACAGCTTATATTCGGCTTCTCTCAATAATCTTGCGATTCATTATTATAATGAAGGAAATTATAAAAAGGCTTTGGAGTTTTTTGAAGAAAGTGCCGAAATTTGTAAAAAATCTTTTGGAGAAAACAGTACTAATTATAAAAATCTTATGTCGAATATTGAAATTGTAAGAGAAAGATTAGAAGGAAAATAA
- the adhE gene encoding bifunctional acetaldehyde-CoA/alcohol dehydrogenase — MLKKSQEYFQNKKQEEKVMVKDLKSLKELMEKVRKSQEEFSTFEQEKVDKIFRKVAQKINDERITLAKLAVEETGMGILEDKVIKNHFASEYIYNRYKDEKTCGVLEEDKSYGIKKIATPIGIIAGVIPTTNPTSTAAFKILLALKTRNAIILSPHPRAKKSTIETAKIALKVAIKYGAPENIIGWIDEPNVELSKELMANSDLILATGGPGMVKAAYSSGRPAIGVGAGNTPVIIDKSADIKMTVNYTLLSKTFDNGVICASEQSVIVDKSIYDKVRKEFELRGAYILNKDEIEKVRKIMFKDGNLNADIVGQSAYKIAKLAGVKVPEEARVLIGEVKSTGEEEPFAHEKLSPVLAMYKAEDFEDALDKAKKLVELGGLGHTSLLYINLAEKEKIDKFGITMKTGRTLINMPASLGAIGDVFNFKLEPSLTLGCGSWGGNSVSENVGVKHLLNVKTIAERRENMLWFKVPQKVYFKYGSLPTALEELKGEHKKAFIVTDKTLAELGFTSHVTRVLEEIGIDFRIFSEVNEDPTLSSTQAGAKAMLEYNPDVIIALGGGSAMDAAKIMWVLYEYPEIRFRDLAMRFMDIRKRIFEFPKMGLKAKFVAVATSAGTGSEVTPFSVITDDSTGIKYPLADYELTPHVAINDPELMLTMPKGLTVTSGIDVLTHAVESYVSVLATEYTKPYSLEAARLVFKYLPESVEKGEEAIKAKEKMANASCLAGMAFANAFLGICHSLAHKLGGKFHVPHGIANAMLLNEVIKYNSVEAPTKMGLFPQYRYPDAMQRYAAMADFFGLGGKTKEEKTDKLIKHINNLKEKIGIPMSIKEYGIPEKDFLDAVDEMSLDAFDDQCTPANPRYPLISELKEIYLKAYYGKEYKK, encoded by the coding sequence TTGTTAAAAAAATCACAAGAATATTTTCAAAATAAAAAACAGGAGGAAAAAGTAATGGTAAAAGATTTGAAAAGTTTAAAAGAACTTATGGAAAAAGTGCGAAAATCACAGGAAGAATTTTCAACATTTGAGCAGGAAAAAGTAGACAAGATATTCAGAAAAGTAGCACAGAAAATAAATGATGAGAGAATAACTCTTGCTAAACTTGCTGTAGAAGAAACAGGAATGGGAATACTGGAAGATAAAGTTATAAAAAACCACTTTGCCTCCGAGTATATTTATAACAGATATAAAGATGAAAAAACATGCGGAGTACTTGAAGAAGATAAATCATACGGAATTAAAAAAATAGCAACACCTATAGGAATAATAGCGGGAGTAATACCTACAACAAATCCTACATCAACTGCCGCTTTTAAAATACTCTTAGCATTGAAAACAAGAAATGCGATAATACTTTCACCTCATCCGAGAGCGAAAAAAAGTACGATAGAAACTGCAAAAATAGCATTAAAAGTTGCAATAAAATACGGTGCACCTGAAAATATAATAGGCTGGATAGACGAGCCGAATGTGGAATTATCCAAAGAATTAATGGCTAATTCTGACTTGATATTGGCAACAGGAGGACCGGGAATGGTTAAGGCTGCTTATTCTTCAGGAAGACCTGCCATAGGAGTAGGAGCCGGAAATACCCCTGTAATAATTGATAAATCTGCCGACATTAAAATGACTGTAAATTATACATTGCTTTCAAAAACTTTTGATAACGGAGTAATTTGTGCATCGGAACAGTCTGTAATCGTAGATAAGTCAATATATGACAAAGTCAGAAAAGAGTTTGAATTAAGAGGAGCTTACATTCTTAATAAAGATGAAATCGAAAAAGTCAGAAAAATAATGTTTAAAGACGGAAATCTGAATGCAGATATAGTCGGACAAAGTGCTTATAAAATTGCAAAACTGGCAGGAGTGAAAGTTCCCGAAGAGGCGAGAGTGCTTATAGGAGAAGTTAAATCTACAGGAGAAGAAGAACCTTTTGCTCATGAAAAATTATCGCCTGTACTTGCCATGTATAAAGCCGAAGATTTTGAAGATGCACTGGATAAAGCGAAAAAGCTTGTAGAACTTGGAGGATTAGGACATACATCCTTACTTTACATAAATCTTGCAGAAAAAGAAAAAATAGATAAATTCGGAATAACTATGAAAACAGGAAGAACGCTTATCAATATGCCTGCTTCATTAGGAGCGATAGGAGACGTGTTTAACTTTAAATTGGAGCCTTCGTTGACATTAGGTTGCGGTTCGTGGGGAGGAAATTCGGTGTCTGAAAATGTAGGAGTGAAACATTTGCTGAATGTAAAAACAATAGCTGAAAGAAGGGAAAATATGTTGTGGTTTAAAGTACCTCAAAAAGTATATTTTAAATACGGTTCATTGCCGACAGCACTTGAGGAACTGAAAGGAGAGCATAAAAAAGCCTTTATAGTAACTGATAAAACTTTGGCAGAATTAGGGTTTACTTCTCATGTAACGAGAGTTTTGGAAGAAATAGGAATTGATTTCAGAATTTTCTCCGAAGTAAATGAAGATCCTACGTTAAGTTCGACTCAAGCGGGAGCCAAAGCTATGCTTGAATATAATCCTGATGTGATTATAGCGTTAGGCGGAGGTTCGGCAATGGATGCGGCTAAAATTATGTGGGTATTATATGAGTATCCTGAAATAAGATTCAGAGATTTGGCAATGAGATTTATGGACATAAGAAAAAGAATATTTGAATTTCCTAAAATGGGACTGAAAGCTAAATTTGTGGCAGTGGCAACGTCTGCAGGAACAGGCTCCGAAGTAACGCCTTTTTCTGTAATTACTGATGATTCTACAGGTATAAAATATCCTCTTGCAGATTATGAGCTTACTCCCCATGTGGCAATAAACGATCCCGAACTTATGCTTACAATGCCTAAAGGACTTACCGTCACTTCGGGAATAGACGTATTGACACATGCTGTAGAATCTTATGTTTCAGTATTGGCAACAGAGTATACAAAACCCTATTCTCTGGAAGCAGCAAGACTTGTATTCAAATATTTGCCGGAATCGGTAGAAAAAGGAGAGGAAGCTATTAAAGCAAAAGAAAAAATGGCAAATGCTTCGTGTCTTGCAGGAATGGCTTTTGCAAATGCATTTTTAGGAATATGCCATTCACTTGCTCATAAATTAGGCGGAAAATTCCATGTGCCTCACGGTATTGCCAATGCTATGCTCTTAAATGAGGTTATAAAATATAATTCTGTAGAGGCACCGACAAAAATGGGATTGTTTCCCCAATACAGATATCCTGATGCTATGCAGAGATATGCAGCAATGGCTGACTTTTTCGGACTGGGAGGAAAAACAAAAGAAGAAAAAACTGATAAATTAATTAAGCATATTAATAATTTAAAAGAAAAAATAGGGATCCCGATGAGTATAAAAGAGTACGGAATTCCTGAAAAAGACTTTTTGGATGCGGTAGATGAAATGTCGCTTGATGCTTTTGATGATCAGTGTACACCTGCAAATCCGAGATATCCGTTGATTTCCGAATTAAAAGAAATTTATTTGAAAGCATATTACGGAAAAGAATATAAAAAATAA
- the pta gene encoding phosphate acetyltransferase, which produces MADLVASLKEKAKKLGKTVILPETEDERVLRAAEKIIAEGIAKVALVGNEQKLKEEAAKLGVSIEGAIIYDPQNCATIDDMAELLRKRREKKGMTFETAKATLLSDPRFFGAMLVSQGRVDGMVAGSNSPTAHVLRAAILVIGPKAGLKTVSSSFVMITKTPEYGDNGVFIYADGGVIPNPTALQLADIAVSSAEKARFTAGIKEPKVAFLSFSTKGSADGESVTKVREAIEILKERNVDFEFDGELQLDAAIVPEVAKSKAPGSKVAGHANVLIFPDLNSGNIGYKLTQRLAGAKALGPLIQGLASPVHDLSRGCSVDDIVEVVAITAVESDQK; this is translated from the coding sequence GTGGCTGATTTAGTAGCAAGTTTAAAAGAAAAAGCTAAAAAATTGGGTAAAACAGTTATTTTACCTGAAACAGAAGACGAAAGAGTCCTCAGAGCGGCTGAAAAAATCATAGCTGAAGGCATTGCCAAAGTGGCTTTGGTAGGAAATGAACAGAAATTAAAAGAAGAGGCTGCAAAACTTGGAGTTTCAATTGAAGGAGCGATTATATACGATCCTCAAAACTGTGCAACAATAGACGATATGGCTGAACTTTTAAGAAAAAGAAGAGAAAAAAAAGGAATGACTTTTGAAACTGCAAAAGCGACATTATTGTCGGATCCGAGATTTTTCGGAGCGATGCTCGTAAGTCAGGGAAGAGTTGACGGAATGGTTGCAGGATCCAATTCACCTACAGCTCATGTATTAAGGGCAGCAATTTTGGTAATAGGACCTAAAGCAGGATTGAAAACAGTATCAAGTTCCTTTGTTATGATAACAAAAACTCCTGAATACGGAGATAACGGTGTATTTATATATGCCGACGGAGGAGTTATACCGAATCCGACAGCCTTGCAACTGGCAGATATAGCAGTATCAAGTGCTGAAAAAGCAAGATTTACTGCAGGGATAAAAGAACCTAAAGTAGCGTTTCTTTCATTTTCTACAAAAGGGAGTGCCGATGGAGAGTCTGTTACAAAAGTAAGAGAGGCGATAGAAATTTTAAAAGAAAGAAATGTGGACTTCGAGTTTGACGGAGAGCTTCAACTGGATGCGGCTATCGTTCCTGAAGTCGCAAAATCAAAAGCACCCGGCTCAAAAGTTGCAGGACATGCAAATGTTCTTATATTCCCTGATTTGAACTCAGGAAATATAGGATACAAATTAACTCAAAGACTGGCAGGAGCAAAAGCATTGGGGCCTTTAATTCAGGGATTGGCAAGTCCGGTACATGATCTGTCAAGAGGATGCAGTGTAGACGATATTGTCGAAGTGGTAGCAATAACAGCGGTAGAATCCGATCAAAAATAG
- a CDS encoding DUF4125 family protein: MDKEKIIREILEREWVFFQMAQNTGGRASCQDNKKEFIIMRESQWKTLPLNILESYLEDLKIAEGNKQNIVVEKYARMMKYSAPDEYEKIKKFLPEISEEKMKIADQIVEIYLDWERDLIKKYPKLTDRGRPLNSKDDTPEYTSIETYLRGELLSYSLKTVKLYFDYIKECIEKNINLAKINIENIVKEKGYASLEDAEDKI, from the coding sequence ATGGACAAAGAAAAAATTATAAGAGAAATCCTTGAAAGAGAATGGGTGTTTTTTCAAATGGCTCAAAATACCGGAGGAAGAGCATCATGTCAGGATAATAAAAAAGAATTTATAATTATGAGAGAGAGCCAATGGAAAACCTTGCCGTTAAATATACTTGAAAGTTATCTGGAAGATTTGAAAATTGCGGAAGGAAACAAACAAAACATAGTTGTGGAAAAATATGCAAGAATGATGAAATACAGTGCACCTGATGAATATGAAAAAATAAAAAAGTTTTTGCCTGAAATTTCCGAAGAAAAAATGAAAATAGCAGATCAAATTGTTGAAATATATCTGGATTGGGAGCGGGATCTTATAAAAAAATATCCCAAGCTGACTGATAGAGGAAGACCGCTTAATTCAAAAGACGACACTCCCGAATACACTTCCATAGAAACTTATTTGAGAGGTGAGTTGCTTTCTTATTCGCTAAAAACGGTAAAATTATATTTTGATTATATAAAAGAATGTATCGAAAAAAATATAAATTTGGCAAAGATAAACATAGAAAATATTGTAAAAGAAAAAGGATACGCTTCTTTGGAAGATGCCGAAGATAAGATTTAA
- a CDS encoding flavodoxin domain-containing protein produces MAKLNIIYFSTSGNTEQMCIYLEQGAKSVGVGAEMISVDAADESSADADFIAFGSPATGSEEVAPEIMEYIESVKDKLKGRKVGIFGSYDWGGGEWLSIWIDDLAKKGIFVVGKGCMVNLAPDDDEKIEACKEYGKAVVSQ; encoded by the coding sequence ATGGCGAAATTAAATATTATTTATTTCAGTACAAGCGGAAATACAGAACAAATGTGCATTTATCTGGAACAGGGAGCAAAAAGTGTCGGAGTGGGAGCGGAAATGATTTCTGTAGATGCTGCTGATGAAAGTTCTGCAGATGCTGATTTTATAGCTTTCGGATCGCCTGCTACAGGATCTGAAGAAGTTGCACCTGAAATAATGGAATATATAGAAAGTGTAAAAGATAAGCTGAAAGGAAGAAAAGTCGGAATTTTCGGTTCTTATGACTGGGGCGGAGGAGAATGGCTCAGTATTTGGATTGACGACTTGGCTAAAAAAGGAATATTTGTCGTAGGAAAAGGATGTATGGTAAACCTTGCTCCTGACGATGATGAAAAAATAGAGGCTTGTAAAGAATATGGAAAAGCTGTTGTAAGTCAGTGA
- a CDS encoding DUF4037 domain-containing protein — translation MDKKIKGLELSKLYFENIYLPELQKNFSELLERMAIGLAGEGSECFGYDDEISRDHDFGPSCCIWLTDSDYNNYGKEIQEKLDKLPKEFMGFKALNISEWGNDRRGVLNMNDWYYKFLGTEAGPGNLYDWRLIPETALASAVNGEVFVDNLGEFSKIREKLKKYFPEDIRLNKIATRCMKIGQSGQYNFRRCMKRGETVAAKIAEAEFIDEAIHMIHLLNREYKLFYKWMHRRLKELPILGEKSYFLIKELSELPVNEVNRKIEIIENICMDIIGELKKQNIVDKHLKSDFLSDYGPYVQHKIKDEKLRNWSPWLD, via the coding sequence ATGGATAAAAAAATAAAAGGACTGGAATTGTCAAAACTTTATTTTGAAAATATATATTTACCCGAATTGCAAAAAAACTTTTCCGAACTGTTGGAAAGAATGGCGATAGGACTTGCAGGAGAGGGCTCCGAATGTTTCGGATATGATGACGAAATATCTCGGGATCATGATTTCGGTCCGTCCTGTTGTATATGGTTGACAGACTCGGATTATAATAATTACGGTAAAGAAATTCAGGAAAAACTTGATAAACTTCCAAAAGAATTTATGGGATTTAAAGCTCTTAATATAAGTGAATGGGGAAATGATCGTCGAGGAGTTTTGAATATGAATGACTGGTATTATAAATTTTTAGGAACAGAAGCAGGACCTGGAAATCTTTATGATTGGCGTCTTATTCCTGAAACGGCTCTTGCTTCTGCAGTAAATGGCGAGGTATTTGTTGATAACTTAGGAGAATTTTCAAAAATAAGAGAAAAACTTAAAAAATATTTTCCTGAAGACATAAGGCTGAATAAAATTGCTACAAGATGTATGAAAATAGGACAGTCAGGTCAGTATAATTTCCGGCGTTGTATGAAAAGAGGAGAAACCGTAGCTGCTAAAATTGCAGAAGCGGAGTTTATAGATGAAGCTATTCATATGATTCATCTGCTTAACAGAGAATATAAACTTTTTTATAAATGGATGCACAGAAGATTGAAAGAACTTCCGATTTTAGGAGAAAAATCTTATTTCCTTATAAAAGAATTATCTGAGTTGCCTGTAAATGAAGTAAACAGAAAAATCGAAATAATTGAAAATATTTGCATGGATATAATAGGAGAATTAAAAAAACAGAATATAGTGGACAAACATTTAAAAAGTGATTTTTTATCTGATTACGGACCTTATGTTCAGCATAAAATAAAAGATGAAAAACTGAGAAATTGGTCGCCTTGGCTGGATTAG